A stretch of the Bordetella genomosp. 8 genome encodes the following:
- a CDS encoding diguanylate cyclase, producing the protein MHDPAEAALRILMYFIMPLWIAAGTADYLCHRRTHIARTAGPKESLLHLLMFAEIGIPLLACLFLEINALVFLVMIVAFIAHEATALWDVSYAASRRRVGPFEQHVHSFLELLPLAAGMLVAVLHWPQFLALFGLGQEPARWELRLKARALPTAYVAFVLLAAIVLEFLPYVEELLRGLKARRSGMGPPSNAWPRGNG; encoded by the coding sequence ATGCACGACCCCGCGGAGGCGGCGCTGCGCATCCTCATGTACTTCATCATGCCGCTGTGGATAGCCGCGGGCACCGCCGACTACCTATGCCATCGGCGGACCCACATCGCGCGTACGGCCGGCCCGAAAGAATCGCTGCTGCACCTGCTGATGTTCGCGGAGATCGGCATCCCTTTGCTGGCCTGCCTGTTCCTGGAAATCAATGCGCTGGTATTCCTGGTGATGATCGTGGCATTCATCGCGCACGAAGCCACCGCGCTATGGGACGTGAGCTATGCCGCCAGCCGGCGCCGCGTCGGCCCGTTCGAACAGCACGTGCATAGCTTCCTGGAATTGCTGCCCTTGGCCGCGGGTATGCTGGTCGCCGTCCTGCACTGGCCGCAGTTCCTGGCGCTGTTCGGGCTGGGGCAGGAACCGGCCCGCTGGGAATTGCGCCTGAAAGCGCGGGCGCTGCCCACGGCCTACGTGGCCTTTGTCCTGCTGGCCGCGATCGTGCTGGAATTCCTGCCCTACGTGGAAGAACTGCTGCGCGGGCTGAAGGCACGCAGGTCGGGCATGGGTCCGCCTTCCAACGCGTGGCCTCGCGGCAACGGATAA
- a CDS encoding DUF421 domain-containing protein produces the protein MDIQWDNIIKFSMSPLEIVIRGTMTYWFIFTLLRIAGRRDVGSLGIADLLVVVLIADAAQNAMAGEYKSVPDGMVLVATIVLWSVFIDRVAYTWPATRPFLQPGKLCLVRDGQVQLRTMRRESITLEDLESELRQKGVEDVAQVKLAYLESDGSVSVIRKKGM, from the coding sequence ATGGACATACAGTGGGACAACATCATCAAGTTCAGCATGTCGCCGCTGGAGATCGTGATCCGCGGCACCATGACGTACTGGTTCATCTTCACCCTGCTGCGCATCGCCGGCCGCCGCGACGTCGGATCGCTGGGCATCGCGGACCTGCTCGTCGTCGTCCTGATCGCCGACGCCGCCCAGAACGCCATGGCGGGCGAATACAAATCGGTCCCCGACGGAATGGTGCTGGTCGCCACCATCGTGCTCTGGAGCGTCTTCATCGATAGGGTGGCGTATACGTGGCCCGCCACGCGACCTTTTCTGCAACCCGGCAAACTCTGCCTGGTCAGGGACGGGCAGGTCCAACTGCGCACCATGCGGCGCGAAAGCATCACGCTTGAAGATTTGGAAAGTGAACTACGCCAGAAGGGCGTCGAAGACGTGGCGCAGGTGAAACTGGCTTATCTGGAGTCCGACGGCTCGGTCAGCGTGATCAGGAAGAAGGGGATGTGA
- a CDS encoding GMC family oxidoreductase: MTRTLPAVDVAIVGGGWTGSIIGKELAANGQKVVVLERGQPRWPSPDFQGPMVHDEIKYVRRHALHQNAATETYTFRNNINQTALPMRRWAFAYPGTHLGGAGNHWSGAYYRFDEVEFKLRSHYTQKYGAKIFDEDITAQDWPVTYEELEPYYDRFDRLIGASGFAGNLKGQKQEGGNPFEPWRSNPYPNPPMKVPYAPALFGEAARKLGYHPYVQPSALCTRPYVNTEGLHMNACVYCGFCSNYGCEHFAKASPQVCVLPVAMKLDTFEIRTGTHVLRVELDKDKKRATGVTYVDEAGEEVFQPAELVFLCAFSINNVRLLLLSNIGKPYDPKANEGVVGRNYTHQTTSGVGLFFDEQTPINPFMGAGAVAVTMDDFCTDNFDHGPLGFVGGAYIQIQVVSGTPISNHPVPSGTPTWGSEWKKTVKRYYNHAIPITITGSAQPTRGSYLDLDPTYKDAWGQPLLRITYDFPDNDIRMSRFVTAKGDEIGKAMRGVIHTEPAPRTRPYSSASYQSTHLTGGAAMGDDPRTSVVNRYGQCWDVPNVFVTGASLFPQNSCYNPTGTVGATAYWMVDAIKRDYLKSPGPLVKT; encoded by the coding sequence ATGACGCGCACCCTACCGGCGGTCGACGTCGCCATCGTCGGTGGCGGCTGGACCGGATCCATCATCGGCAAGGAGCTGGCGGCCAACGGCCAGAAGGTCGTCGTGCTGGAACGCGGCCAGCCGCGCTGGCCTTCGCCGGACTTCCAGGGCCCCATGGTGCACGACGAAATCAAATATGTGCGTCGCCATGCATTGCACCAGAACGCCGCCACCGAGACCTACACCTTCCGGAACAACATCAACCAGACCGCGCTGCCCATGCGCCGCTGGGCCTTCGCCTACCCCGGCACGCACCTGGGCGGCGCGGGCAATCACTGGTCAGGCGCGTACTATCGCTTCGACGAGGTCGAATTCAAGCTGCGATCGCACTACACGCAGAAGTACGGCGCCAAGATCTTCGACGAAGACATCACCGCGCAGGACTGGCCGGTCACGTACGAAGAACTCGAGCCCTACTACGATCGCTTCGACAGGCTGATCGGCGCATCCGGCTTTGCCGGCAACCTGAAGGGCCAGAAGCAGGAAGGCGGCAATCCATTCGAACCCTGGCGATCCAACCCCTACCCCAACCCGCCGATGAAAGTGCCTTACGCCCCCGCCCTGTTCGGCGAAGCCGCGCGCAAGCTGGGATACCACCCCTACGTGCAGCCATCGGCGCTATGCACCCGGCCTTACGTGAATACCGAAGGCCTGCACATGAATGCCTGCGTGTATTGCGGCTTCTGCTCGAACTACGGCTGCGAACATTTCGCCAAGGCGTCGCCACAGGTCTGCGTGCTGCCGGTGGCGATGAAGCTGGACACCTTCGAGATACGCACGGGAACGCATGTGCTGCGCGTGGAGCTGGACAAGGACAAAAAACGCGCAACCGGCGTGACCTACGTCGACGAAGCGGGCGAGGAAGTCTTCCAGCCGGCCGAACTGGTGTTCCTGTGCGCGTTCAGCATCAACAACGTGCGCCTGCTGCTCCTGTCCAATATCGGCAAGCCTTATGACCCAAAGGCCAACGAAGGCGTGGTGGGACGCAACTATACGCACCAGACCACCTCTGGCGTGGGCCTGTTCTTCGATGAGCAGACGCCCATCAATCCCTTCATGGGCGCCGGCGCGGTGGCGGTGACCATGGACGACTTCTGTACCGACAACTTCGACCACGGACCGCTGGGATTCGTCGGGGGCGCCTACATCCAGATCCAGGTGGTCAGCGGCACGCCGATCAGCAACCACCCGGTGCCATCGGGGACGCCGACCTGGGGCAGCGAATGGAAGAAAACGGTCAAGCGCTACTACAACCATGCGATCCCCATCACCATCACGGGATCGGCGCAACCGACCCGCGGCAGCTATCTGGACCTGGACCCGACGTACAAGGACGCCTGGGGACAGCCCCTGCTGCGCATCACCTACGATTTTCCCGACAACGATATTCGCATGTCGCGCTTCGTGACGGCGAAAGGCGATGAGATCGGCAAAGCGATGCGTGGGGTGATCCATACGGAACCGGCGCCGCGCACGCGTCCGTATTCGTCCGCCAGCTATCAGTCCACCCATCTGACCGGCGGCGCGGCGATGGGCGACGACCCGCGGACCAGCGTGGTGAATCGCTACGGCCAATGCTGGGATGTTCCCAACGTCTTCGTCACCGGCGCCTCCCTGTTTCCGCAGAACTCCTGCTACAACCCGACGGGCACGGTGGGCGCCACGGCGTACTGGATGGTCGACGCCATCAAGCGCGACTACCTGAAATCTCCCGGGCCGTTGGTGAAGACATGA
- a CDS encoding GntR family transcriptional regulator — translation MASPITSTSSDDGAIRGSDGGRPSSGAALRELAYAEIKRRIISCEFRPGEAINESQVGTLLGLGRTPVHQALHRLESDGLVSILPRKGVLVAPLSLNEVLDMIEVRLTNELLCVTLAAERAHGSDIQAMRDIVERSAALLEHRDINGLMQLDLKFHNAISAASRNRVLAELLRGLHEKQARFWFLSLQDPVHLANVYQEHMAVLDALERRDIPAAREAIRDHIDEFRKNIIRSI, via the coding sequence ATGGCCAGCCCGATAACTTCCACCTCGTCCGACGACGGCGCCATACGCGGTTCCGATGGGGGCCGTCCGTCGTCCGGCGCGGCCCTGCGCGAACTCGCCTATGCCGAGATCAAGCGGCGCATCATTTCCTGCGAATTCCGGCCCGGGGAGGCGATCAACGAGTCTCAGGTCGGCACGCTGCTGGGCCTGGGGCGTACCCCCGTGCACCAGGCCTTGCATCGCCTCGAAAGCGACGGGCTGGTATCCATCCTGCCGCGCAAGGGCGTCCTGGTCGCGCCGTTGTCGTTGAACGAAGTGCTGGACATGATCGAAGTCCGCCTCACCAACGAGCTGCTGTGCGTCACCCTGGCCGCGGAACGCGCGCACGGCAGCGACATCCAGGCCATGCGGGACATCGTCGAACGCTCGGCGGCGCTGCTGGAGCACCGCGATATCAATGGCCTGATGCAGCTGGACCTGAAGTTCCACAACGCCATTTCGGCCGCCTCGCGCAATCGCGTCCTGGCCGAACTCCTGCGCGGGCTGCACGAGAAGCAGGCGCGTTTCTGGTTTCTCTCCTTGCAGGATCCGGTGCACCTGGCCAATGTCTACCAGGAGCACATGGCCGTGCTGGATGCGCTGGAGCGTCGCGACATCCCCGCCGCGCGCGAAGCCATCCGCGACCACATCGACGAATTCCGCAAGAACATCATCCGTTCCATTTGA
- a CDS encoding gluconate 2-dehydrogenase subunit 3 family protein: protein MNPKPVDPASRRQVLKAITVGLPAAALTGRIQPAQAQADSAAAQAGSAAAHAATNPTWRFFNTDEAALMDAIVARLIPADELGPGAREAGVTVFMDQQLAGAWGAGEQFYQSGPFAAGTPQQGYQLSYTPAQMFRTGLARFAQAVAQRQGGKAFADLEPAAQDEMLRNMETGKLDFSPLPSAVFFAALMDATVEGFFGDPIHGGNRDMVGWKLVQFPGAYASYANDIERHGVAFVREPVSIANSPMHDMRVEGRPAGEAA from the coding sequence ATGAACCCCAAACCAGTCGATCCGGCGTCGCGCCGGCAGGTTCTGAAGGCAATCACCGTAGGATTGCCGGCCGCGGCGCTGACAGGGCGGATACAGCCTGCCCAGGCGCAGGCCGACAGCGCCGCCGCGCAGGCGGGCAGCGCCGCCGCGCACGCCGCCACCAATCCCACGTGGCGGTTCTTCAATACGGATGAGGCCGCGCTGATGGACGCCATCGTGGCGCGCCTGATACCCGCGGACGAGCTCGGCCCCGGCGCGCGCGAAGCGGGCGTGACGGTATTCATGGACCAGCAGCTGGCGGGCGCCTGGGGCGCCGGTGAACAGTTCTACCAGTCGGGACCGTTCGCGGCCGGCACGCCGCAGCAGGGCTACCAGCTCTCGTATACGCCGGCCCAGATGTTCCGCACCGGGCTCGCTCGCTTCGCCCAGGCAGTCGCGCAACGCCAGGGCGGGAAGGCCTTCGCCGACCTGGAACCGGCCGCGCAGGACGAGATGCTCAGGAACATGGAAACCGGCAAGCTCGATTTCTCGCCGCTGCCGTCCGCGGTCTTCTTCGCCGCATTGATGGACGCGACTGTCGAAGGCTTCTTCGGCGACCCCATACATGGCGGCAACCGCGACATGGTGGGATGGAAGCTGGTCCAGTTCCCCGGCGCCTACGCCAGCTACGCCAACGACATCGAACGGCACGGCGTCGCCTTCGTACGGGAACCGGTGTCCATCGCGAACAGCCCGATGCACGACATGCGGGTGGAAGGCCGGCCTGCCGGGGAGGCCGCATGA
- a CDS encoding CinA family protein — translation MNAIDRVAIFMRDNQLTLVTAESCTAGLIASTLADIPGAGALLDCAFVVYSPDAKRRCLGVSQRTLDTHNLTSEAVAREMALGAAERSPANVAIANTGLADGSDGDIPAGTQCYAWIFKAGPADANPAVFTETHRFEGGRHQIRKAAAAFALERMAALYEEWRRDGR, via the coding sequence ATGAACGCCATCGACCGCGTCGCCATCTTCATGCGCGACAACCAACTGACGCTGGTGACCGCGGAATCGTGCACCGCCGGCTTGATTGCCAGCACGCTTGCCGACATCCCCGGCGCGGGGGCCTTGCTGGATTGTGCCTTCGTCGTATATTCGCCTGACGCCAAGCGGCGCTGCCTCGGGGTATCGCAGCGCACCCTGGATACGCACAACCTGACCAGCGAGGCTGTGGCCCGGGAGATGGCGCTGGGTGCCGCCGAGCGCAGTCCCGCCAACGTGGCGATCGCCAACACCGGCCTGGCCGATGGCAGCGATGGCGATATCCCGGCGGGAACGCAGTGCTACGCCTGGATATTCAAGGCCGGCCCGGCGGACGCGAATCCAGCCGTGTTCACGGAGACGCATCGCTTCGAAGGCGGACGCCACCAGATCCGCAAGGCCGCGGCGGCTTTCGCCTTGGAGAGGATGGCCGCGCTCTACGAAGAATGGCGCCGCGACGGCAGATAG
- a CDS encoding DUF2848 domain-containing protein has protein sequence MPQLNFQVAGLGDRTVLIDRLVIAGWAGRDESAVQHHIRELQEIGVKPPSTVPCYYPLAAALLTTDEEIEVPRADSSGEVEAVLFSTEDGLLVGIGSDHTDRKVEAYDVTVSKQMCAKPVSRELWRFDEVAGHWDQLISRTWRVRDGERALYQEGPMTSLRDPRELAEKYAGKEGLPVGTAMYCGTQTVIGQLGYGEQFEMELHDPVLNRTLRHAYRVRVLPVTD, from the coding sequence ATGCCGCAATTGAATTTCCAGGTCGCCGGATTGGGCGACCGCACCGTCCTGATCGACCGCCTCGTGATCGCGGGTTGGGCGGGCCGCGATGAGTCGGCGGTGCAGCACCATATCCGCGAACTGCAGGAAATCGGCGTCAAGCCGCCTTCCACCGTCCCTTGCTATTACCCCCTGGCCGCCGCGCTGCTGACCACCGACGAGGAAATCGAAGTGCCACGCGCAGATTCGTCGGGCGAGGTTGAAGCGGTGCTGTTCTCCACCGAGGATGGCCTGCTGGTCGGCATCGGATCGGACCACACCGACCGCAAGGTCGAGGCCTACGACGTCACGGTGTCCAAGCAGATGTGCGCCAAGCCGGTCAGCCGCGAGCTGTGGCGCTTCGACGAAGTCGCCGGCCATTGGGACCAGTTGATCTCACGCACCTGGCGCGTGCGCGACGGCGAGCGTGCCCTGTACCAGGAAGGCCCGATGACCAGCCTGCGCGATCCGCGCGAACTGGCCGAAAAATACGCCGGCAAGGAAGGGCTGCCCGTGGGCACCGCCATGTATTGCGGCACGCAGACCGTGATCGGCCAGCTGGGCTATGGCGAACAGTTCGAGATGGAACTGCACGACCCCGTGTTGAACCGTACGCTGCGCCATGCCTATCGGGTGCGCGTGCTGCCCGTCACCGACTGA
- a CDS encoding zinc-dependent alcohol dehydrogenase: protein MKAVVFHAIGDIRLEDVPDPQLREETDAIVRIVASAICGTDLHFIRGTMEGVKPGTILGHEGVGVVEQLGPGVRNLQVGDRVVIPSTIACGYCSYCRAGYYAQCDNANPHGKSAGTAFYGGPDQAGGFNGLQAEKARIPYAHVNLVKLPDEIDNDQAIMISDIFPTGYFGADLADIEPGRTVAVFGCGPVGQFAIASAKLMHAGRIFAIDAVPDRLAMARAQGAETIDFNAEDPVETIKRLTGGIGVDRAIDAVGVDAVHAHEGPASQPEQNAAMEAQSREIAPHAHPHDGNWVPGDAPAQALNWAVQALAKAGTLAIIGVYPPNDNIFPIGMAMNKNLTIRMGNCNHRKYVPVLIELVRSGRIDPSAILTKREPLSSVLDAYKAFDTRQPGWMKVELAPVA, encoded by the coding sequence ATGAAAGCTGTCGTGTTCCATGCCATCGGCGACATTCGCCTGGAAGACGTGCCCGATCCCCAGCTGCGCGAAGAGACCGACGCCATTGTGCGTATCGTGGCCAGCGCGATCTGCGGCACCGACCTGCATTTCATCCGCGGCACCATGGAAGGCGTGAAGCCCGGGACGATACTCGGGCATGAGGGCGTGGGCGTGGTCGAGCAACTCGGCCCGGGCGTGCGCAATCTGCAGGTCGGCGACCGCGTCGTCATTCCGTCCACCATCGCATGCGGCTACTGTTCATACTGCCGCGCCGGTTATTACGCCCAATGCGACAACGCGAATCCGCACGGCAAGTCAGCGGGTACGGCGTTCTATGGCGGTCCCGACCAGGCCGGGGGCTTCAACGGCCTGCAGGCCGAGAAGGCCCGTATTCCCTATGCGCACGTGAACCTGGTCAAGCTGCCGGACGAGATCGATAACGACCAGGCGATCATGATTTCCGACATCTTCCCGACGGGCTACTTCGGCGCCGACCTGGCCGACATCGAGCCTGGACGCACGGTCGCGGTCTTCGGCTGCGGTCCGGTCGGTCAGTTCGCCATCGCGTCGGCCAAGCTGATGCACGCGGGCCGCATATTCGCCATCGATGCCGTGCCGGACCGGCTGGCGATGGCGCGGGCGCAGGGTGCCGAGACCATCGATTTCAATGCGGAAGATCCGGTCGAGACCATCAAGCGCCTGACCGGCGGCATCGGCGTCGATCGGGCCATCGATGCCGTTGGCGTGGATGCGGTACATGCGCACGAAGGACCGGCGTCGCAGCCTGAACAGAATGCGGCGATGGAAGCCCAGTCGCGGGAGATCGCGCCACATGCGCATCCGCACGACGGCAACTGGGTGCCCGGGGACGCGCCGGCGCAGGCCCTGAACTGGGCGGTCCAGGCGCTGGCCAAGGCCGGCACTTTGGCCATCATCGGGGTCTATCCACCGAACGACAACATCTTTCCCATCGGCATGGCGATGAACAAGAACCTGACGATCCGGATGGGCAACTGCAATCATCGCAAATACGTCCCTGTCCTGATCGAACTGGTGCGCTCGGGCCGCATCGATCCCTCGGCGATCCTGACCAAGCGTGAGCCGCTGTCGTCCGTGCTGGACGCATACAAGGCTTTCGATACGCGGCAGCCGGGCTGGATGAAGGTCGAACTGGCGCCCGTGGCCTGA
- a CDS encoding NAD(P)-dependent oxidoreductase, which yields MDIGFIGLGNMGRAIAANLIKGGHALTVWNRSPQAAAPLRELGARIADDPSQACEADVVFSMLADDQAVAQVFLDGGALSRMRKGSVHVNMATISIPAARRLADAHAAQGVGYVAAPVMGRPDAAAAAKLTLLVAGEPDAVRIAEPLFGLVGHKTVMLGEAPYKANALKLTVNFILTSAVEALAEGTALAKAYGIETGTVVDLLTSTILPGPLHTGYGALMTKGSYEPASFRARLGLKDVLLAQEAAREAGAALPLSEVVAASMREAVDQGLGDHDLAVLGQVALNRIKR from the coding sequence ATGGATATCGGATTTATCGGTTTGGGCAATATGGGCCGCGCGATCGCGGCCAACCTGATCAAGGGCGGCCACGCCCTGACTGTGTGGAACAGATCGCCGCAAGCCGCGGCGCCCCTGCGCGAATTGGGTGCGCGCATCGCCGACGATCCATCGCAGGCCTGCGAGGCCGATGTCGTCTTCAGCATGCTGGCCGACGACCAGGCAGTCGCCCAGGTGTTCCTGGACGGCGGCGCGCTGTCGCGCATGCGCAAGGGATCGGTGCACGTCAACATGGCCACCATCTCGATCCCTGCCGCGCGGCGGCTGGCCGATGCCCATGCCGCGCAAGGCGTGGGCTACGTCGCCGCGCCGGTAATGGGACGCCCCGACGCCGCGGCCGCCGCCAAACTCACCCTGCTGGTCGCGGGCGAGCCGGATGCGGTACGTATCGCCGAACCCCTGTTCGGCCTGGTCGGACACAAGACGGTCATGCTGGGCGAGGCGCCCTACAAGGCCAACGCCCTGAAGCTGACGGTGAACTTCATCCTGACCAGCGCGGTGGAAGCGCTGGCGGAAGGCACCGCGCTGGCCAAGGCGTACGGCATAGAGACAGGCACGGTGGTGGACCTGCTGACCAGCACCATCCTGCCCGGGCCGTTGCATACCGGCTATGGCGCCCTGATGACCAAGGGCAGCTATGAACCCGCCAGCTTCCGCGCCCGCCTGGGCCTGAAAGACGTGCTGCTGGCGCAGGAGGCCGCGCGCGAAGCGGGCGCCGCCCTGCCGCTGTCCGAGGTCGTGGCCGCCAGCATGCGCGAGGCCGTCGACCAGGGCTTGGGCGACCATGACCTCGCGGTACTGGGGCAGGTGGCGCTGAACCGCATCAAGCGGTGA
- a CDS encoding c-type cytochrome, translated as MNHNVAALVKGATTVGGSFVLLVAIVSGLFHLPPHREKPPGPPAGGVAGSSAPAPVTPPQASAPGAPAQQAAAPGAPGGAAQVPPTPPRTATDFSFPQARWEQLLAQNAGTPIDASLANSGKPSAGVAACASCHGAQGVPAAGTPFPTLAGAPPAYVAKQLLDYRDGTRQHPIMTGIAKGLDDKDIAAVAHYYGSLPPPAIKAPVANPQDRGQRLHGFGDNALALAACANCHGANGEGEAPMLPRLAGQPEAFVTGQLDAFRNGQRANDDLGTMRDIAKRLSAEDSAALARYYAGMRAQ; from the coding sequence ATGAATCACAACGTGGCCGCTCTCGTGAAAGGCGCCACGACGGTCGGCGGGTCGTTCGTCCTGCTCGTCGCGATCGTATCGGGGCTTTTTCATCTTCCGCCGCATCGCGAGAAACCGCCGGGCCCGCCCGCGGGAGGGGTGGCTGGATCATCGGCACCCGCGCCCGTGACGCCGCCGCAAGCGTCGGCGCCGGGCGCGCCTGCGCAGCAGGCAGCGGCGCCTGGAGCTCCCGGCGGCGCGGCGCAGGTGCCGCCTACGCCACCGCGCACGGCGACCGATTTCTCGTTTCCGCAGGCGCGCTGGGAACAACTGCTCGCGCAGAATGCCGGCACGCCTATCGATGCCTCGCTGGCCAATTCCGGCAAGCCCTCGGCCGGCGTGGCGGCCTGCGCTTCATGCCATGGCGCGCAGGGCGTGCCCGCGGCCGGCACACCTTTTCCCACCCTGGCCGGCGCCCCGCCCGCCTACGTTGCCAAGCAACTGCTCGACTATCGGGACGGGACCCGTCAGCATCCCATCATGACGGGCATTGCCAAAGGCCTGGACGACAAGGACATCGCGGCCGTGGCGCACTACTACGGCAGCCTGCCGCCGCCGGCGATCAAGGCGCCGGTCGCGAACCCGCAGGATCGCGGGCAGCGCCTGCACGGATTCGGCGACAACGCCCTGGCGTTGGCGGCATGCGCGAACTGCCACGGCGCCAACGGCGAAGGCGAAGCGCCCATGCTGCCTCGCCTGGCCGGCCAGCCCGAAGCCTTTGTCACGGGGCAGCTCGATGCTTTCCGCAACGGACAGCGCGCGAACGATGACCTGGGCACAATGCGCGACATCGCCAAACGCCTGAGCGCCGAGGACTCGGCCGCACTGGCCAGGTACTACGCGGGCATGCGGGCGCAATAG
- a CDS encoding amidase, whose translation MQTIKPIRQAQADLQAGRITSEKLVEQSLSLIESYRQAGGAAYLHVDAEAALQAARASDAARRAGNVPSPIAGLPVSIKDLFDVQGQVTSAGSRALAGAAPATQDAAAVARLRAAGAVLLGRTNMSEFAFSGLGLNPHYGTPRAPHDEARVAGGSTSGGAVSVAKGMAVATLGTDTGGSIRIPAAFCGLTGFKPTSHRVSLQGGVPLSRTLDSAGPLARTVDCCAIMDRVLSGEALDARPAPLKGLRLYVTRDFVFDGADAAVVSAFEAAVARLSGLGAQIVPFDFPELKDIPSINGGGGFTAAEAWHWHRELLSSRGEMYDQRVAMRIRRGEKQSAADYITLIDERARVMAAAADRLRDADAWLMPTVAVLPPRVDDLQADEAFFSVNGLVLRNTSVINFLDGCGVSLPTGQPGIGLAVCGLRGADARVLQVAGAIEPAMAA comes from the coding sequence ATGCAGACCATCAAGCCCATCAGGCAGGCGCAGGCCGATCTCCAGGCCGGCCGCATCACCAGCGAAAAACTCGTCGAGCAGTCGCTGTCGCTTATCGAGTCATACCGCCAGGCGGGCGGCGCGGCCTATCTGCACGTGGATGCCGAAGCGGCGCTGCAGGCGGCGCGCGCCAGCGATGCCGCGCGCCGGGCGGGCAATGTCCCATCGCCCATCGCGGGCTTGCCCGTCTCCATCAAGGACTTGTTCGATGTGCAGGGCCAGGTGACGTCGGCGGGCTCGCGCGCGCTGGCGGGGGCCGCGCCCGCCACGCAGGACGCCGCCGCCGTCGCGCGCCTGCGGGCCGCCGGCGCGGTGCTGCTGGGCCGCACCAATATGAGCGAGTTCGCTTTTTCCGGGCTCGGCCTGAATCCGCACTACGGCACGCCGCGCGCACCACACGATGAAGCGCGCGTGGCCGGTGGTTCCACGTCCGGCGGCGCGGTGAGCGTGGCCAAGGGCATGGCGGTGGCCACCCTGGGCACGGACACCGGCGGCTCGATCCGCATTCCGGCGGCGTTCTGCGGCCTGACCGGCTTCAAGCCGACCTCGCATCGCGTGTCGCTGCAGGGCGGTGTGCCGCTCTCGCGCACGCTGGATTCGGCGGGGCCGCTGGCGCGCACGGTCGATTGCTGCGCCATCATGGACCGCGTCCTCAGCGGCGAGGCTCTGGACGCGCGGCCGGCGCCGCTCAAGGGGCTGCGCCTGTACGTCACGCGCGATTTCGTTTTCGACGGCGCCGATGCCGCCGTGGTCTCGGCCTTCGAGGCAGCGGTCGCAAGGTTGTCCGGCCTGGGCGCGCAAATAGTGCCTTTCGATTTTCCGGAGCTGAAGGATATTCCCTCGATCAACGGCGGCGGCGGCTTTACCGCGGCCGAGGCCTGGCATTGGCATCGTGAATTGCTGTCCAGCCGGGGCGAGATGTATGACCAGCGCGTCGCCATGCGCATCCGCCGTGGCGAGAAGCAGTCGGCGGCGGACTACATCACGCTGATCGACGAGCGCGCGCGCGTCATGGCCGCGGCGGCGGACCGCCTGCGTGACGCCGATGCGTGGTTGATGCCCACGGTCGCGGTACTGCCTCCGCGCGTCGACGACCTGCAGGCGGATGAGGCTTTCTTTTCCGTCAATGGCCTCGTGTTGCGCAATACCAGCGTGATCAATTTCCTGGACGGCTGCGGGGTGTCGCTGCCGACCGGGCAGCCCGGTATCGGCCTGGCGGTCTGCGGCCTGCGCGGCGCGGACGCGCGGGTGCTGCAAGTGGCCGGCGCGATCGAGCCTGCGATGGCCGCCTAG
- a CDS encoding GntR family transcriptional regulator, translated as MNHPPSSAVPLGSPLYEQIKQAILGALAHGEWKQGEAIPPEKVLAERFGVSIGTLRKAVDELAAENILIRHQGRGTYVAVHTRNSHFFKFFRIVRQDGEKSYPTTELMRFRRTRASALAREKLGLPSGSHVFEFNNVLSLHGEVVMVDEVSLPENLFPGMTERHLRERPSTLYSLYQDMFGVNVIATDERLRTCRASATHAPWLGVPEGEPLLQIRRVAYSYHRQPVEWRVSHVNTEAYEYLGQEYTGGA; from the coding sequence ATGAATCATCCGCCGTCGTCGGCCGTACCGCTGGGCAGTCCTCTTTACGAGCAGATCAAGCAGGCCATCCTGGGCGCCCTGGCCCATGGAGAATGGAAACAGGGCGAAGCCATCCCGCCCGAAAAAGTGCTGGCCGAACGGTTCGGCGTGTCCATAGGAACGCTGCGCAAGGCCGTGGACGAACTGGCGGCCGAGAATATCCTGATCCGGCACCAGGGCCGCGGCACCTATGTCGCCGTGCACACGCGCAATTCGCACTTCTTCAAGTTCTTCCGCATCGTGCGGCAGGATGGCGAGAAATCCTATCCCACGACCGAGCTGATGCGCTTCCGCCGCACCCGGGCTTCCGCCCTGGCCCGCGAAAAGCTGGGCCTGCCGTCGGGCAGCCACGTCTTCGAGTTCAACAACGTGCTGTCGCTGCACGGCGAGGTCGTGATGGTAGATGAAGTCAGCCTGCCGGAAAACCTTTTTCCCGGGATGACCGAACGCCACCTGCGCGAACGCCCGAGCACCTTGTATAGTCTGTACCAGGACATGTTCGGCGTGAACGTCATCGCAACCGACGAACGCCTGCGCACCTGCCGCGCCAGCGCCACGCACGCGCCCTGGCTGGGCGTGCCGGAAGGCGAACCCCTGCTGCAGATCCGCCGCGTGGCCTATTCCTATCACCGCCAGCCGGTGGAATGGCGTGTTTCCCATGTGAATACCGAAGCCTACGAATACCTGGGCCAGGAGTACACGGGCGGCGCCTGA